The DNA segment GCTCGGGCACCCCGGCAATTATAAAATTGCCATGAGAGTTTTAATTATTAACTACTATAATAGAGTAGCCTTTGCTTTTTTTAATTACTTTTATATCGGAAAAATAGTTAGAAAATATTTTTATTACGTTATTTTCTCCTTTATAAACGACCATTTGAATAAATCCGCCTTTTTTGAGTTTTTCTGCGGACTGTTCTGCAAATTTTTGTAGAAAATCTACTCCCTTTGATAGAGGGGGGTTTGAATATATTGCGTCAACTTTTTCCTGGAGTGTAGAAAGCACGTCGCTTTTCATTACTATTACGCGGTTTTGTAAATTGTACCTTTCTACGTTCATCTTTGCTGTAGCTATGGCTAACGGATTTATATCAAGCATGTAGACTTTTAGGTTTTCGTTTTTAAGCGCTATAAAAATTCCTATTACACCATATCCGCAACCTAAGTCTACCACCGTTCCTTGTTGTGGAATTATTAGGTTTTCTAGGAAAGTTCTAGTGCCTAAATCTATTTTTTTCTTTGAGAATAAGCCTGGATGGCTTACTAGTGATAGAGGAATGCCTTCTATTACATCATTTACAATGTAAAATTCTCTCATTTCCAAGCCCTTGGGTAAACATCTCTTTTTATTAGAATTCTATTAGGTTTTATTACTTCTCCTTTTTTCATTTGCTGTATATTGTCAGAATCAACTAATGCCCTGCCTATTGCTACTCCTTCTCCCTTTAACGTTATTAAACCTACTAAGTCACCTTTCTTGAAGTTTTGATATGCTACTATTCCTGGGGCGTTTGCAGTTGCTCCATAAGCTATCGCGTTAACTGCATTATCATCTAAGATAATTTTTGGTATTCCGCAAAGACCTATCTCCATGGGGAGTAATATTTTCCTTAGATCAGTCTCGTCCTTGCAGTTTTTCCACATGTATAATGCTTCAGAAACTTCCTGTAAGGTAACTAGTCCACTTTCAGTGAATATTCCAGATCTTATTCTCCTTAGTTCTCTCATGTGTGCACCTATACCTAAAATTATTCCCATATCGTGGCATATTTTTCTCATATAAGTTCCTGGCTCTGACGAGATTCTTAATAAAAATAGTTTGTCATCTTTTCCTTCTAGTACTTCAATGTCAAAGACTTTCCTAGTCCTTAATCTTCTCTTTACTGAGGATCTAACGGGTGGCCGCTGGTAAATTGTTCCTTTAAATTCCTCTGCAATTTTTTTAACTATAGATAAATCAACTTTCTCGTGAGTTTCCATTACGCAGATGTATTCTTTTCCAGCTTTAGTTATATAGGTCATTAGTTTTGTAGCGTTTTCTAGTCCTATAGGTAATACTCCAGATACTTTGGGGTTACCCCGCCCTTTTAGGGCTCTAGGGTCCCACCGTGACCTACTTTGTTGAGGTTAAACATTTTCTTAATCCAAAAAGCTACTTCGTGGCTAGTTGGTCCTGGAGGTTTATCTAGGTTTATTATTGAATTTTTTACTAACTCTTCTATAGGTCTTTTATCTGCAAAGAAGCCGTACTTGTCCGACGTTTGGGCTTCTTTCCTTATATTCCATGGATTATTATATCTACAAAAATTATCTATCTTATATATAAAATCATAAAAAATCATTTAAATCACTGGTATCTTTATCTTTACCTTTTCTTTCATAAAGTCAATTAATCCTGCCTCTTGTAATTTCTTTTCTACTTCGTCGTCTGACGCTCCTTTTTGGATATCTATTTTTTTGTCAGTTGGCTCTAAGTGTAAAATGTTAGACCTTTTTCTTTTTACTCCAGTTATTTTCTTAGGTCCAGTTACTAATACAAAGTTATTATCTATAATATCAACTATAACGCATTTTTTACCTGCGTCTTTTCCTCTAATTTTTACGCATATTCTACCAACTTCAATTGCGGGCATTGTAATCTAAAAGAAACTTTATGCCTATAATTTAAAACTTACCTTTAATTTACCATCTATTTCCAATATTTACTGTTTCTGAGGAACTTTTTCTCCTCTTCTATGAGAGTAAGGTAAAATTTTTCTTCTCCATCAGATAATTTACTAAGAACTCTACCAGCGTTTGAAGGTCCTACTCCCGGAACTGTAAGGGCGATGAATGCGTATTTTCCATACCTTGAGAAGAGTGAAGATATTGTCCTTAATTCCTCAAGTTTCTTACTTTCGAGCCTCTTTAATTTTTCTCCCTTAAGTACTTTCCTTATTATTTCTGGACTATTTTTATCATCTGGAGTAGTAACTGTTAGGAAAACAGAATTGCATTTAGGGCATTTATCCGGTGTATTTCTTATACTAACTATCTCATTCCAGCCGCACATTATGCACAATACTTTTACATCCTTCGAAAGGAGTCTTCTTTTGAATATTTCTAACATAGCCGAGTTGGATTCCGTAGTGAAGGCTAGAAGTCTATCTAGAAAATCTTGTGATAAAGGTGAAGGTTCTGGGACTTCCAAAATATTCCAAGAGTAGTATTTTAACTCCTCAAAAATACTTAGGTCGTGGTATTTTACTGTCATTTCCTTTACTGCCTCTTGGCCAACTATCGTATCTGTAAATGCTTTAAGCAATGTACTGCTCACTTGGATATCTGAATTTAGATCTATAGCGCCAAATCTTTCTGCTTCTATTAATAATTGCCATTTGAACTGCGGGCTTTCCTTTATTGCGTTACTTACTATTTCTATTATTTCTCTTTTACTTAGCGAGGTAATGGTTTTTATTGCTTTTTCTACCATTTCTCTTGACATGGGAGTCATAGATGCAAGGACTATGTGATATGGATCGTTCCTATATGTGACTTTTATACCACTAATTTTAGAGAGGATAAAAGATATTACTGCTCCCAAAGTATTATTTCCTTTACTTCCGAAAGGAGATAAAATTACAGTGAGATCTTTATTTTGTCCTATTATCTCTACTAGAATCTCGTTGCTTTTGATCTCCGGATAACCTTTTGTCTTGTATTTTTCTAATTTTTCATTGACTTCTTCGTAAGGAGAGCTTTCTTTCATGTATTTTTCTAAATTTTTGAAGACTTTCTTGGCTATTTCTTTCTCTACTGGTATTGATTCTCCAAACCAACTTGGTAAGATTCCTTCCTTTAAAGAGGCTTTTTCTACAATTACTTTATTATCTTCTATTGAGACTACCTTCCAGAGTTTTCCTCCTAAAATGAATATTGAGTCCTCATCTAGCATAACCACAAAATCCTCGTCGAGTTTTCCTATCTTTGTATTACTCGATATTTCTATTACATCGTAAGATCTTATAGAGTCAGGTATCATGTTAACTTGGTAATAGTACTTCCAAGTTCTTGAGGAAGGAGAGAGCTTTCCATTATCTTTGATTTTAATTATTCTCTCAGATTCTAATAGAGATATTACATTATCTAATTCCTCTTCTTTTAAATTGGCGAAATAAACTGAATTTCTAATTATTTGTAAGATTTCTTTTTTATCATCATATCCTTCGAGAACCATTCCGGCAATTTGGTGTGCTAAGACGTCTAATGGGTTTTCTTCATAGGATGGTTTTTCTAAATAATTTCCTACTGCTTCTATTAATGCCTCGCATTCTAGAATGTCAAAGAGGTAATTTGATGGTATGAGCACGCCTTTAGCTTTTTTATAAAGTGAATGACCGCTTCTTCCTATTCTTTGTAGTAATCTGATAACTTGCTTAGGAGACATATATTGTATCACAAGGGATATTATACCTATATCTATTCCTAATTCTAAGCTTGAAGTTGCAACTATTGCATCTAACTTTCCTTCTTTAAAATCTTTTTCTACATTTATTCTAACATCTCTATATAGAGATCCATGATGAGTTGCGACGTTCAGGTTAAATATTGATTGAAGTTTATTGGCAAGGAATTCTGCGGTTTCTCTAGTGTTTGTGAAAATTAGAACTGGCTTGTTCTCTTTAATTATTTTACTTATTTCGTTAAGTCTAGCAGTTAGGATTACGTCAAGTCCTTCTTTTAGTGCGAGATTTTTTATATCATCGTTAGGTCTTGGAATTAACAATTTTAATTCCATTTCTTTTGTTGCATCTATTTTTACAACTTCTACGTTGCCGTTTATATCTAGATATTTTTTGGCTAATTCTACATTTCCTATTGTGGCAGAAATTCCTATTATTTGTGGAGTTCCTTTTATGAGTCTTTTGAGTCTTTGTAAAACTACTGAAAGCTCGTATCCTCTTTTTTCATCTAACATTTCCTGTAGTTCGTCAATTATTATCCATCTTAAATTTGCGAAATATTTTCTATAAAACTCATTTAGTATTATATATTGCAAGCTTTCGGGTGTAGTTATAAGAACGTCCGGAGGCTTCTCGGCAATTTCTTTTCTTTCTTTCGGAGTCGTATCTCCGTGTCTAGTCTTTATGCTTATTCCGAAAGCTTCACCAAGTCTCTTTAGTCTTGATTCCAGGTCTCTATTTAATGCTTTAAGTGGAGTTATGTATAATGTAGAAATCTCTTGTGGTCTTGAAGCAAAAATTCTGTAAAAAATTGGTATTATTGCAGCTTCAGTTTTTCCATAACCTGTTGGAGCTATTATTAAAGTATTATTTCCCTTTAGAATTATAGGGATTGCTAATTTTTGTATTGGAGTAAGTTTTTCATAGCCGAGCTTTCTTAGATTATCAACAAAAACTAGATCTTCCTGCATTAACAAGTTAATAATGGTAGTTATGAGGTAATAAGAGTATGCAAGAAATTAGGCATGGAATATTTTTGACTATAGTAATACTGGGTTTGATTTTACCTAGGCTTATTTTGGCAGGCTATCCGTTAGAATCTGTTTACACTAGCTTCGGTATTTTTGTATCCCTTTTTGTTGACGCTATTTTATCGTATATTCTGTTTGGGTCAATTATAGTATCATTGGTTTATTTTTTAACCGTACTATCGCTGATAGATATTCTTAATTATACGAATTTAGTCAATATTTACATTTTATTTCCATACAGTATGGGATTAGCAACTGCCCTATTCTTTGGATTAATTATAAGGAGAAAATATGATGATGAATTTTTATCATCCCTGAAGAAAATAAGTATTACCTTTAATTTTTACACGATTTTGGTATCCTTAGTATTTCTTATTTTGGCGATAATAATTTATTTATATATATATTATAGTCAATTACTGCTGATAGGTAGCGTTATTGCTTTTCTTTTGCTGTTAATTTCAGGTAAGAAGGAAGATTCTCCTCTAATATTGTCAAGTTGGATTTTTTTGCCTTATTTAATGTCTCAAATTGGCTCAAATAGAGAAGAAAAAGGAATTTGTATAGGCGAAATAATAGGTATACTAAAGAGAGCTTCATTTTCTTCATCCAAAATATCGACTAACAGTAATTATAAATGGGTTTCATATAAGTCTAAGTTTTATATTAATATGGAGAAGAATAAAAATTTCAATATAATAATAGTTGGAGGAAGCGGATCAGGTAAATCTCATTTAGCCAAGAATATAATAAGGAAGGGAAAATTTCATTTCCTTATTTTTGATATTCATGGAGAATACGACGTAAATGCAAAGAGGATAGATGTTTCTAAAATATCAATTAATCCTTTGTCTCTATTTGGGCAATCTCCGAGGCAAAGGGCGTTAGAAGTTGCATATATGATAAAATCTATTTTTAATTTGGGTAGCTTGCAAACCATTGATCTTTCAAACATTATTATAGACGCATACGGGGAAAAAGGTATATTTGAAGATGATGAAAGGACCTGGAATTTACCTCCGCCGAATTTTAGGGATGTATTAATGCTACTTGAGAAGAAGAAAAAACTAGTTACGACAGCGCAAGAGCTTAATAAAATTCAATCTTTAGAGCCGTACATTTATTTTTTAGCAACTAATACATTCATGGATAATTCAATAAATCTTTATGATCTAATAATTGATGATTATGTGTTAGATTTTTCAAAAGTTACAATTCCAGAAATAAAATACGTTATAATTGAAACTATCTTAAGATCCATCCTAGCATTTATGTATATCTCTGGACAATCTAATTTTAGGAAAATGATAGTAATCGATGAGGCTCCTTTTATACTATCTAAGGAAAGTGGAGAGCAAATAATGGAGAGGCTTTTTGCGGAGAGTAGAAAATTTGGTTTTGGATTTATATTAATATCACAATCTGTAGAATATGTGAGGAAACTTATTCCAAATACTTCATATGTCTTTGCTTTAAATATTGTTGATCCTACAGAGATTGATTTTATAAGTAGATTAATAGGAGGGCAAGATCCAGATATATTTAAAGCTATTTATAATAGCTTACCGAAGTTAGAAAGGGGTTTAATTATAACAAGAGATATATTGCGGGATGAAATAATTTTGGTTCGTTCAAATTAGGTGAGATTATGTCAGACGATTACGAGAATAAGGAGGAGGAAGAACCAAAGGAGGAAAAGGAAGAAAAGACTGAGGAAGAGGAAGAAGAGTTACCTGCACTAACTTTACAAGATATAGAATTATTAATGAAGAATACTGAGGTATGGGATGAATTAATAGCTGGTAAAATTACTATTGAACAAGCTAAAAAATTATTTGAAGAAAATTACGAAGAATTAGTCAATTCGCAAAAGAAAAAGACTGTAAGAAAGAAAACTACTAAATCTAAGAAAACAAAAGTAAAAGAAGAAGAGGAGGAGTAAGGTGTTTAAGGTAGTATATGGGAGTTCATTAGATTTTTATAGATTAATAACAGCAATGTCAAAATTAGTCGATTCTCCGATATTAAATTTAACAGAAGACGGAGTAGTAGCTAAACATTTGACTGATGATAAAGTTCTCATGGGAGTTATAAATATTCCAAAAGATGTTTTAGACGATTATGAAATAGAAAAACCTCTATCATTAAAGATTACCATTTCTGATCTTAAGAAAGTACTTAGTAAGGCTAAATCAAAGAACTCTTCAATCGAAATCTCTGAGACAGATTATGGAGTCAAAATTACTATTAGGGATGAAAAATCTGGAACTAGGAGTACAATGAATTTAAAGGCTGAAAAAGGAGAGCTACAAGTATTAAAAGAACCTAACGTAAAGTTACCAGTCTCTATAGTATTTGAAGGCGATATTCTAAAAACAATAATAAGCGATGCCTCAGAAATAGGAGAAGAAGTTGAATTCTCTGCAGAAGGGGAAGAAGTCACTATATCCACAGAAGAGTCTGGAAAAAGCTATAAAGCTATTCTTAAAAAAGATCAGCCTTTAAAAGAAGTTAGCATAGAAAGTAGTGCTAAAGCAGTGTATAGTTTAGAAGTATTAAAAACTGTGGCTACAGCAAGTAGCTTTACTGATACATTAAAAATAAGTTTTGGCAATAATCTACCAATGAAAGTTGAGGCTTATACAGATAAAGGAGCTATGCTAATATTCTGGGTTGCTCCGCGTATGTAATATTTCCTTCCGAGCCCCTTTTTATTATAGCCGAATATACGTCATGTGCTCTTAAAATTCCTGTTTTCTCTCCATCTATTATTATAAAATTTGATTTTTCTCCTTCATCTATTTTATTTGTTCCAAATAATCTTGCATTTACCGTTGTAGCTTTTAATATTTCCTTAGAATAATTACTTAAAGGGTCTTGAAGCCTAGATATTAGCAAAGCCAACTCCATTTCTTTCCATAAATTTGGAGATAGCCATGCAGCGTTATCAGTACCTAATAGTATGTTAACTCCAAGTTTTATTGCATTCGCAATCCTAGGTATTCCAGTAGAGAACCATAAATTACTTCTAGGGCAAAGAACTAGACTTACGTTTTTCTCTTTTAGTATCAATAGCTCATCATCTGAAAGCCAAGTTCCATGAATTATAAGATTTGGTCTTAAATATTTCATGAAAAATTCTAGATCTTTCTTTAAATTCTGTTTCAAAGTTTCAGAAATATGTGCAGCTCTAATTTTATTTTTAAATATTTCACTTATTTTCATTAGTTCTTCTAGTGAGTACGTTGAAATACTTGATACACCGAAGCCGTCATCAATTTCTGCTAGATGTACTAGATTTTTATCGTTAAATTCATTTTTCTCTAATCTACCTAAAATAATATAATTTATTCCTTTTAATTTTCTTTTTATGTCGAGAGCTATTTTGCTACCAAAAATACCTAATTCCCTAAAGTCAGCTATAGTTGTTACTCCAAAATTTATCGAATTAGAAATAAAGTTTAATGAAAAGTTTATTAAATCTTTCTCATTTTGCTTTGATAATAATTCATATTTTAGGCTATTAGGATCTCCTACAAGTTCTTTTATCGTTTTATCTATTCCTATTTCTGGAAATGCGTAATCTAGCATGTGGACATGAGAGTTTACGAGTGATGGTATAGCAATTCCGCTAGTAAAGCTCTCCGCATTACTTGAAAATCCATTACCTATATGTGTAATATATCCATCACATATTTCAATGTTAGCATTGTCTTTAACTTCTAGGTCCTCCCCTATAAGTACCTTCCTTACATTGAGAACTTTACAATTTTCCATCTATCTTCCCTTTTGCTCCTTATTTCGTCTAAAGCTCTGGTTGCTCCTGCCATAGCGGATCTCGCATTTTTACCTATTCCTATTCCTACTTTTATTTCGTCCATATTTTCGACAATTTTGATAATTTTATCTATAGTATCTTCATCAATGAACGCTATCATATTGTCTCCTCCTAAATATTGGCTAATTCCACCAAAATCATATATAGAGTCAGATAGTTTAGAGTAAAGTCTCATTACTCTCATATAAGCTGCATAGAATGATAATTCGTGTGTTAATGATGTAAAATTATTATAATCAAAGTGGCATGCAACTACATTCTCGTCATGAATTATACTAAACTTAGGTTCATCTGATAAAGAATTTAGTATACAGTTGTGTGCATTTATTTCAGCTTCTCTAGGAGTTTTACCGAAACCTATGCACGCGCTAATTTTAGTAGGTGAAATCTCTTTAACCTTAGTATAAATTTCTAGTAAATGCTTGTTAGGTATTCCGTCGGCTAAAATTATTAAGCCGTCATATCTTACTGGTAATGCGAATCCTCCAACTCTTGATATTTCGTCATTTACAATCTTGTATATACTAGACTGTATATCTTGTATTTTCCATTCTCTATCGTAACCTAAACTTTCTGTCCATTCTTTATATCCAATAAATTCTATTAGTAAAATTTTCATTCTATTATCACTTTTTCCTCGTTCAATTTTTCTGGAATTTTCCTTAGCCTTTTAGCCATTTTGATTGCAGCCTCAACAGCTCTAGTTGCATATTCTTCAATTCTTTCTACTGCTTGTTCATGAGTTGCTCCGGGTCCTATAATTCCTAATCCTATCGGTTTTTCATATTCAACTTCGAGGTCGGAAATGAGTCTAGCTATCTGGTTAGCTATTAACTCATCATGTTTTGTTTCACCTTTTATAATTGCACCTAAAACTGCTATGCAGTCTACATCCAATTTTATTAATTTCTTTACTGCTAGAGGTATTTCAAACGATCCAGGAACTTTGAATATGACACTGACTTTAGCTCCTAGGAATTCTGCATGAGATATTGCTCTTTGTAGCATTAAATAAGTAATATCGTAATTGAATTCTGCTACAACTAATCCTAATTTAATCGATTGATCCTGCATCTTTATACCCCTGTCTTAATCCTTTTCCTGCATAAGGAGTTAGTGCGTTCTTGCCTTCCTTTACTAGGAGAACCAAATTTCTTGCGTGTTTTGACGCTCTGTCAATTGCTATTTCTTTTAGTTTTTCTTCATTATCAGCTTCGTCTTCGTGCACTGTTACATCTATTACGTGTTTTGACGTTAGCACTTGTACCATTATTAATCCAATACTAGCTGCTAAATAACTATATTTATCAAGCATAGTTTTACCTACCCAACCTAGAGTTATTACTCCATCGCATCCGCTATCGATTAGCCTTCTTGCGGCTACTGGCAGATCCTTTATCCCTGGAACCGTATACCTTATAATTTCCGCATCTGGATCTTCACTTTTTATAACTTTAATTGCAATTGCTCCCATATCTACTCTTGAAAACGTTGTATCCGCAACGCCATACTTCATTATGCTATCACCTCTTTTAGAATTTCCTTACCTTCTATTAATAAGAATCCCATATTTCTTGCATATTTTATAACTTTTTCTTTGCTCAAACTTTTTCCCTCGTCAAGCATTTCAGCTATTACTACGCTCCTTTCAAGGCCAACGTATTCTGCGAGTGTAGTTGAGAGTTCCGTATGTCCGTGTCTTTCTCCTATTCCTCTGGATAATAAAATTGGAACGTGCCCTGGAGCGTAGAATTCTGTATAAAATCTTTTCACTGCACTTTTTTCATCTTCCTTTAACTCAGATATAATTTCATGAAGCTTAAGAATAGTTAATGCTCTATCATTATCTGAAATGCCAGTTCTTGTATTGACGTGATTTACCCATAATGAGAATGCTGGCTTATCTCCATACTGAGGTAATTTAACTAATTGCTTATACTCAGAATTTAATAGGATATCTGTCTGAAATTTTAAACCAAGTTTTTTACCTTCTTCACTACCAGTAGCGTAGCAAATTAGTCCTCCCGCTTCTTTTCTTAATATATAGATTTTTTTCCAATCTATTACGCCTGCATAAAACATCATGTCCGTTTCCTCTTCTCTTCCATCGAAGTCGTATATTAGTATTGGCAAACCGTCTTCCAAGTTTTTCCTTATTTCTTCTTTAGGTATCATAAGCTATCTATTCAACAATAATATATAAGTATTTACTTATTCCTTTTTATAACTCTTAGTAATATACTACCAATTATTGATAGAATAGGTATTAGTAATATAACAATATACTCATATGTAGTCTGAATATCTTTAGTCTTACTAGGTAATGCGGCATTACTGTCTGAGTTAGTTAGGTTTGGCGTAGTAAGATTTTCTGGTTTACACACAATTATTTTTATGTACCCGATTTCTTTACTGTTATTCATTATTAATATTAAAAAAGTGGAATTATAATACGTTAAATACTCACTATTTATTATGTAGCAATATTCAGAGTTTGAACAGTTAGGAATGAGTATATGGATAAGCGATATGTTAACTCCAGTCAAATTATACGAAGTTCTTATGTATATTTCTTGTGTAATGTTGTTAAGTGAAATGTTAACTGGATTACTTACAATAGAATATATTTCTAAGATTACCTTATTTGGTGGAGAATACCCAATCTTAAATGAGAGATTAGAATAATAGGAATAGGAAACCAATGAAGAGAAGACTAGTGTTATAAGCAAAAATATTAACGCTTTAAGCATGCTAATAAATATTTAATAGAGTAAGATAAAAAGGAATGAGAAATGTCTGCCAGTCAATATAATCCTTATAATTGGAAATTCCTACTATTTACACAAGTATGGCTTATAATAATATCTATAGTTTTAACTTATTATCCGCAATATTATTTCGAGATAATAATTCTATATATTATAGTAATTTTTGGATTTACATTCTTTATGACTTACAAATCCAATCCTGTG comes from the Acidianus infernus genome and includes:
- the ribC gene encoding riboflavin synthase, producing the protein MKYGVADTTFSRVDMGAIAIKVIKSEDPDAEIIRYTVPGIKDLPVAARRLIDSGCDGVITLGWVGKTMLDKYSYLAASIGLIMVQVLTSKHVIDVTVHEDEADNEEKLKEIAIDRASKHARNLVLLVKEGKNALTPYAGKGLRQGYKDAGSID
- a CDS encoding 50S ribosomal protein L14e; translation: MPAIEVGRICVKIRGKDAGKKCVIVDIIDNNFVLVTGPKKITGVKRKRSNILHLEPTDKKIDIQKGASDDEVEKKLQEAGLIDFMKEKVKIKIPVI
- a CDS encoding RNA-guided pseudouridylation complex pseudouridine synthase subunit Cbf5; translation: MGLENATKLMTYITKAGKEYICVMETHEKVDLSIVKKIAEEFKGTIYQRPPVRSSVKRRLRTRKVFDIEVLEGKDDKLFLLRISSEPGTYMRKICHDMGIILGIGAHMRELRRIRSGIFTESGLVTLQEVSEALYMWKNCKDETDLRKILLPMEIGLCGIPKIILDDNAVNAIAYGATANAPGIVAYQNFKKGDLVGLITLKGEGVAIGRALVDSDNIQQMKKGEVIKPNRILIKRDVYPRAWK
- a CDS encoding class I SAM-dependent methyltransferase, with amino-acid sequence MREFYIVNDVIEGIPLSLVSHPGLFSKKKIDLGTRTFLENLIIPQQGTVVDLGCGYGVIGIFIALKNENLKVYMLDINPLAIATAKMNVERYNLQNRVIVMKSDVLSTLQEKVDAIYSNPPLSKGVDFLQKFAEQSAEKLKKGGFIQMVVYKGENNVIKIFSNYFSDIKVIKKSKGYSIIVVNN
- a CDS encoding RNA polymerase subunit Rpo13, yielding MSDDYENKEEEEPKEEKEEKTEEEEEELPALTLQDIELLMKNTEVWDELIAGKITIEQAKKLFEENYEELVNSQKKKTVRKKTTKSKKTKVKEEEEE
- a CDS encoding tRNA pseudouridine synthase A produces the protein MIFYDFIYKIDNFCRYNNPWNIRKEAQTSDKYGFFADKRPIEELVKNSIINLDKPPGPTSHEVAFWIKKMFNLNKVGHGGTLEP
- a CDS encoding DNA polymerase sliding clamp; translated protein: MFKVVYGSSLDFYRLITAMSKLVDSPILNLTEDGVVAKHLTDDKVLMGVINIPKDVLDDYEIEKPLSLKITISDLKKVLSKAKSKNSSIEISETDYGVKITIRDEKSGTRSTMNLKAEKGELQVLKEPNVKLPVSIVFEGDILKTIISDASEIGEEVEFSAEGEEVTISTEESGKSYKAILKKDQPLKEVSIESSAKAVYSLEVLKTVATASSFTDTLKISFGNNLPMKVEAYTDKGAMLIFWVAPRM
- a CDS encoding 3,4-dihydroxy-2-butanone-4-phosphate synthase — translated: MIPKEEIRKNLEDGLPILIYDFDGREEETDMMFYAGVIDWKKIYILRKEAGGLICYATGSEEGKKLGLKFQTDILLNSEYKQLVKLPQYGDKPAFSLWVNHVNTRTGISDNDRALTILKLHEIISELKEDEKSAVKRFYTEFYAPGHVPILLSRGIGERHGHTELSTTLAEYVGLERSVVIAEMLDEGKSLSKEKVIKYARNMGFLLIEGKEILKEVIA
- a CDS encoding amidohydrolase family protein: MENCKVLNVRKVLIGEDLEVKDNANIEICDGYITHIGNGFSSNAESFTSGIAIPSLVNSHVHMLDYAFPEIGIDKTIKELVGDPNSLKYELLSKQNEKDLINFSLNFISNSINFGVTTIADFRELGIFGSKIALDIKRKLKGINYIILGRLEKNEFNDKNLVHLAEIDDGFGVSSISTYSLEELMKISEIFKNKIRAAHISETLKQNLKKDLEFFMKYLRPNLIIHGTWLSDDELLILKEKNVSLVLCPRSNLWFSTGIPRIANAIKLGVNILLGTDNAAWLSPNLWKEMELALLISRLQDPLSNYSKEILKATTVNARLFGTNKIDEGEKSNFIIIDGEKTGILRAHDVYSAIIKRGSEGNITYAEQPRILA
- a CDS encoding DEAD/DEAH box helicase, with translation MQEDLVFVDNLRKLGYEKLTPIQKLAIPIILKGNNTLIIAPTGYGKTEAAIIPIFYRIFASRPQEISTLYITPLKALNRDLESRLKRLGEAFGISIKTRHGDTTPKERKEIAEKPPDVLITTPESLQYIILNEFYRKYFANLRWIIIDELQEMLDEKRGYELSVVLQRLKRLIKGTPQIIGISATIGNVELAKKYLDINGNVEVVKIDATKEMELKLLIPRPNDDIKNLALKEGLDVILTARLNEISKIIKENKPVLIFTNTRETAEFLANKLQSIFNLNVATHHGSLYRDVRINVEKDFKEGKLDAIVATSSLELGIDIGIISLVIQYMSPKQVIRLLQRIGRSGHSLYKKAKGVLIPSNYLFDILECEALIEAVGNYLEKPSYEENPLDVLAHQIAGMVLEGYDDKKEILQIIRNSVYFANLKEEELDNVISLLESERIIKIKDNGKLSPSSRTWKYYYQVNMIPDSIRSYDVIEISSNTKIGKLDEDFVVMLDEDSIFILGGKLWKVVSIEDNKVIVEKASLKEGILPSWFGESIPVEKEIAKKVFKNLEKYMKESSPYEEVNEKLEKYKTKGYPEIKSNEILVEIIGQNKDLTVILSPFGSKGNNTLGAVISFILSKISGIKVTYRNDPYHIVLASMTPMSREMVEKAIKTITSLSKREIIEIVSNAIKESPQFKWQLLIEAERFGAIDLNSDIQVSSTLLKAFTDTIVGQEAVKEMTVKYHDLSIFEELKYYSWNILEVPEPSPLSQDFLDRLLAFTTESNSAMLEIFKRRLLSKDVKVLCIMCGWNEIVSIRNTPDKCPKCNSVFLTVTTPDDKNSPEIIRKVLKGEKLKRLESKKLEELRTISSLFSRYGKYAFIALTVPGVGPSNAGRVLSKLSDGEEKFYLTLIEEEKKFLRNSKYWK
- a CDS encoding GTP cyclohydrolase IIa gives rise to the protein MKILLIEFIGYKEWTESLGYDREWKIQDIQSSIYKIVNDEISRVGGFALPVRYDGLIILADGIPNKHLLEIYTKVKEISPTKISACIGFGKTPREAEINAHNCILNSLSDEPKFSIIHDENVVACHFDYNNFTSLTHELSFYAAYMRVMRLYSKLSDSIYDFGGISQYLGGDNMIAFIDEDTIDKIIKIVENMDEIKVGIGIGKNARSAMAGATRALDEIRSKREDRWKIVKFSM
- a CDS encoding ATP-binding protein — protein: MQEIRHGIFLTIVILGLILPRLILAGYPLESVYTSFGIFVSLFVDAILSYILFGSIIVSLVYFLTVLSLIDILNYTNLVNIYILFPYSMGLATALFFGLIIRRKYDDEFLSSLKKISITFNFYTILVSLVFLILAIIIYLYIYYSQLLLIGSVIAFLLLLISGKKEDSPLILSSWIFLPYLMSQIGSNREEKGICIGEIIGILKRASFSSSKISTNSNYKWVSYKSKFYINMEKNKNFNIIIVGGSGSGKSHLAKNIIRKGKFHFLIFDIHGEYDVNAKRIDVSKISINPLSLFGQSPRQRALEVAYMIKSIFNLGSLQTIDLSNIIIDAYGEKGIFEDDERTWNLPPPNFRDVLMLLEKKKKLVTTAQELNKIQSLEPYIYFLATNTFMDNSINLYDLIIDDYVLDFSKVTIPEIKYVIIETILRSILAFMYISGQSNFRKMIVIDEAPFILSKESGEQIMERLFAESRKFGFGFILISQSVEYVRKLIPNTSYVFALNIVDPTEIDFISRLIGGQDPDIFKAIYNSLPKLERGLIITRDILRDEIILVRSN
- the ribH gene encoding 6,7-dimethyl-8-ribityllumazine synthase is translated as MQDQSIKLGLVVAEFNYDITYLMLQRAISHAEFLGAKVSVIFKVPGSFEIPLAVKKLIKLDVDCIAVLGAIIKGETKHDELIANQIARLISDLEVEYEKPIGLGIIGPGATHEQAVERIEEYATRAVEAAIKMAKRLRKIPEKLNEEKVIIE